The following proteins are co-located in the Flectobacillus major DSM 103 genome:
- a CDS encoding SusD/RagB family nutrient-binding outer membrane lipoprotein, giving the protein MIRYIKQKRGLMLTGMLTAASLLVSSCDSGFEEMNKNPNALTDPVLENLFTYNIVKTAGTGYENHRANLIYCGAMIQHFASLTTYWSGDKYLSNVEYYSAYFDTGYQNQVKEIEQIVALTKDNTALSNKYNIARIWRAYIYSRMTDLYGDIPYSEAGKGYLSNAYSPKYDKQADIYADLLKELEAAGGALDASKATYGTADPVYGGDVTKWKRFANSLMLRLGMRMTKVDAASAQTWVKKAISAGVMQSNDDIAKINHQDTNDNNRNLDGNTLKTQEYDAANLKGKANSKLSSTFVSFLKDNNDPRLPYIATLWQGNADATQLPTSSAPAVQKGLPNGYDNTTIKTLIPTWTDNSLAEYSEANLNYIASPAAPTVFQTYAEVEYLLAEAAVRGWGDGQAATHYNKGVTAAMKMFSLYGATISDAAVTAYLTAHPYTATTTEAQMQQIHTQYWAVNFLNSYEAYANWRRTGYPVLKATNYPGNETGGVIPRRLKYPQSEASKNAAKYNAAIAQQGADLFTTRMWWDK; this is encoded by the coding sequence ATGATTAGATATATAAAACAAAAAAGAGGATTAATGCTAACAGGTATGCTAACGGCTGCCTCGTTGTTAGTGTCATCATGCGATAGTGGGTTTGAAGAAATGAACAAAAACCCTAACGCTCTTACCGACCCAGTTTTAGAAAACTTGTTTACTTATAATATCGTTAAAACTGCAGGTACTGGATACGAAAACCACCGTGCCAATTTGATTTACTGTGGTGCAATGATTCAGCATTTTGCTTCATTAACTACCTACTGGTCGGGCGATAAGTACTTGTCGAATGTTGAATATTACAGTGCTTACTTTGATACTGGTTACCAAAACCAAGTAAAAGAAATCGAGCAAATTGTAGCTTTGACAAAAGATAACACTGCTTTGAGCAACAAGTACAATATTGCTAGAATCTGGAGAGCTTATATCTATAGCCGTATGACTGACCTTTACGGAGATATTCCTTACTCTGAGGCTGGTAAAGGTTATTTGTCAAATGCGTATTCTCCAAAATATGACAAACAAGCTGATATTTATGCTGATTTGTTGAAAGAATTGGAAGCCGCTGGTGGTGCTTTAGACGCTTCAAAAGCAACTTATGGTACTGCTGACCCTGTATACGGTGGTGATGTAACAAAATGGAAGCGTTTTGCCAACTCATTGATGCTTCGTTTGGGTATGCGTATGACAAAAGTAGATGCTGCTTCTGCTCAAACTTGGGTGAAAAAAGCTATTAGTGCTGGTGTAATGCAAAGCAATGATGATATTGCTAAAATCAATCACCAAGATACTAATGATAACAACCGTAACTTAGATGGTAATACCTTGAAAACTCAGGAGTATGATGCCGCTAACTTAAAAGGTAAAGCTAACAGTAAATTGAGTAGTACTTTTGTTTCTTTCTTGAAAGACAACAACGACCCTCGTTTGCCTTATATTGCTACTTTGTGGCAAGGTAATGCCGATGCTACACAATTACCAACAAGCTCGGCTCCTGCTGTACAAAAGGGTTTACCAAACGGTTATGACAATACGACAATCAAAACTTTGATTCCAACTTGGACAGATAACTCTTTGGCTGAATATTCTGAAGCAAACCTAAACTACATCGCTAGTCCTGCTGCTCCAACAGTATTCCAAACTTATGCAGAAGTTGAGTACTTATTGGCAGAAGCTGCAGTGCGTGGTTGGGGTGATGGCCAAGCGGCTACTCACTATAACAAAGGTGTTACGGCTGCTATGAAAATGTTTAGTTTGTACGGTGCAACTATCTCGGATGCTGCTGTAACTGCTTATTTGACGGCTCATCCATATACTGCAACTACTACCGAAGCTCAGATGCAACAAATACATACACAATATTGGGCTGTTAACTTCTTGAACTCGTACGAAGCGTATGCCAACTGGAGACGTACTGGATACCCTGTATTGAAGGCTACTAACTACCCTGGTAACGAAACTGGTGGTGTTATTCCTCGCCGTTTGAAATACCCGCAGTCGGAAGCAAGTAAAAATGCTGCTAAATACAATGCAGCAATAGCACAACAAGGTGCCGACTTGTTTACAACACGTATGTGGTGGGATAAGTAA
- a CDS encoding VCBS repeat-containing protein encodes MKLTFSLLLPMFLGLITVSVNAQFRLVPSSESGVTFVNQLTETEKHNVLAYEYFYNGGGVAVGDLNNDGLLDLYFTGNMVQDQIYQNLGNLKFKNVTQQAGVSKGGWKTGVTFVDINQDGWLDIYVCYSGDGDANARRNKLYINQKNFKFLEKAADYGLDLPTNSTQAAFFDYDKDGDLDCFLLNHSIKDYKRFDASVLKAQRDETAGDRLLKNENGKFVDVSVQANIKGNPLGFGLGIAIADINLDGWPDIYVSNDYIEQDYLYINNGDGTFTDKLEESVGHLSQFSMGNEVVDMNNDGFPDIFTLDMLPEDNRRQKLLYGPENYENYKSMIRNGFYHQIMRNMLQLNNGDGTFSEIAQLAGISNTDWSWSPLVADFDNDGYKDLFVTNGYLRDYTNMDFMKFYADKELKAAQGNPTAMMDILKEMPSTATQNYIFRNNGKLQFENKTKDWHCDQLLLSSGAVYADLDNDGDLEIITNNVNKEVTIYQNEQKSQHYLTVQLGDMAKSNTYGAKVWIYYQGKMQYREHYPTRGFQSCMLMPLHFGVGENTSIDSVKVVFTNQTTQVFKSVKANQVLNVSIEKSTKSNIAQVVKNVFVPIKNDTIPYGNVEDDYNDFKRQLLLPNMLSYVGPKVAKGDVNGDGLEDMYIGGSKGQSGAIVLQQSDGSWLGTEQASIESDIMCTDTDALFFDADNDGDLDLYVVSGGYAYLPDDLLLQDRLYLNDGKGHFTKTEDNLLTGDLNSDACVTALDFDHDGDLDLFIGGRGVPGAYPLTVTSRLLQNDGRGFFTDVTKTLAPAFEKLGMITTAKSLDINKDGWDDLILAGDWQPISVWINNKGTFVQNKQAIIGDELKGWWNTMEVADLDNDGDLDVVLGNYGINNQLKPSDKEPVSLVYGDFDQNEAVDPFLCYYVQGKSYPLVSRDEALNQMFALRRKFTNYASYADAELKDMLTPEQLKLADTLIANTFQSIVLENKGNGTFQPIALPVEAQFAPVYAIALIDINKDGLKDLILGGNQFHTRIKIGKMDANYGMLFINKGRCHFDYLPQYQSGFQVKGEVRDIITTKNKNGQQVHFFRNNDTVSSYQLLEK; translated from the coding sequence ATGAAATTGACTTTTTCATTGCTATTACCAATGTTCCTTGGGTTGATTACAGTCTCTGTAAATGCCCAGTTTAGGCTTGTCCCTTCTTCCGAGTCTGGTGTAACTTTCGTAAATCAGTTGACCGAAACCGAAAAACACAATGTATTAGCGTATGAATATTTTTACAATGGAGGTGGGGTGGCTGTAGGCGATTTGAATAACGATGGCCTACTCGATCTGTACTTTACTGGTAATATGGTACAAGACCAAATTTACCAAAATCTTGGAAATCTAAAGTTTAAAAATGTTACTCAACAAGCAGGAGTCAGTAAAGGGGGGTGGAAAACAGGCGTAACCTTCGTCGATATTAATCAAGATGGCTGGCTCGATATTTATGTATGCTATTCGGGCGATGGTGACGCCAATGCTCGTCGAAATAAACTTTATATCAATCAAAAAAACTTCAAATTCTTAGAAAAAGCAGCCGACTACGGCCTTGATTTACCCACAAATTCTACACAAGCAGCATTTTTTGACTACGACAAAGACGGTGATTTAGATTGCTTTTTACTCAACCATAGCATCAAAGATTATAAACGCTTTGATGCCTCGGTGCTAAAAGCCCAGCGTGATGAAACTGCTGGCGACCGTTTGCTCAAAAATGAAAATGGAAAGTTTGTAGATGTAAGTGTACAAGCCAATATCAAAGGTAATCCTTTGGGTTTTGGTTTGGGTATTGCCATTGCCGATATTAATCTCGACGGTTGGCCTGATATTTATGTTTCTAACGATTATATAGAACAAGATTACTTATATATCAACAATGGCGATGGCACTTTTACCGATAAATTAGAAGAATCGGTTGGGCATTTGAGCCAGTTTTCGATGGGAAATGAGGTGGTAGATATGAATAACGACGGCTTCCCCGATATATTTACCCTTGATATGCTACCAGAAGACAACCGCCGTCAAAAGCTGTTGTATGGCCCCGAAAATTATGAGAATTATAAAAGTATGATTCGCAATGGTTTTTATCACCAAATTATGCGAAATATGCTGCAACTCAACAATGGTGATGGTACTTTTAGTGAAATCGCTCAGTTAGCGGGTATTTCTAATACCGATTGGAGTTGGTCGCCTTTGGTGGCTGATTTTGATAATGATGGATATAAGGATTTGTTTGTTACGAATGGATACCTCCGTGACTATACCAACATGGACTTTATGAAGTTTTATGCAGACAAAGAACTCAAGGCAGCTCAGGGAAATCCGACGGCGATGATGGATATTTTAAAAGAAATGCCCTCTACTGCTACACAAAACTATATTTTTAGAAATAACGGAAAACTCCAGTTTGAGAATAAAACCAAAGATTGGCATTGCGACCAACTTTTGTTGTCGAGTGGGGCTGTCTATGCTGATTTAGACAATGATGGTGACCTCGAAATAATTACTAACAATGTCAATAAAGAAGTTACAATTTATCAAAATGAGCAAAAATCTCAACATTATTTGACAGTTCAGCTTGGCGATATGGCCAAAAGTAATACTTATGGGGCTAAAGTGTGGATATATTATCAAGGAAAAATGCAATATCGTGAGCATTATCCAACCCGTGGTTTTCAGTCATGTATGTTGATGCCCCTGCATTTTGGAGTAGGTGAAAATACTTCGATTGATAGCGTTAAGGTAGTTTTTACCAATCAGACAACTCAGGTGTTTAAGTCAGTAAAGGCAAATCAGGTTTTAAATGTAAGTATCGAGAAAAGTACAAAAAGCAATATAGCTCAAGTTGTCAAAAATGTTTTTGTTCCTATCAAAAATGACACTATTCCTTATGGAAATGTTGAAGACGATTATAATGATTTTAAACGACAATTATTATTACCCAATATGTTATCGTATGTTGGGCCAAAAGTAGCCAAAGGTGATGTCAATGGCGATGGCTTGGAAGATATGTATATTGGTGGCTCAAAAGGGCAGTCGGGAGCTATCGTACTTCAACAATCAGATGGTTCATGGCTAGGTACAGAGCAAGCAAGTATCGAATCGGATATTATGTGTACCGATACCGATGCACTGTTTTTTGATGCCGATAACGATGGCGACCTCGATTTGTATGTAGTAAGTGGCGGATATGCCTATTTACCAGACGATTTATTGTTACAAGATAGGTTATATCTCAACGACGGAAAAGGACATTTCACCAAAACTGAAGACAACTTACTAACAGGCGATTTGAATAGTGATGCCTGTGTTACTGCTCTAGATTTTGACCATGATGGCGATTTAGATTTATTTATTGGTGGAAGGGGAGTGCCTGGGGCATATCCACTCACAGTAACGAGTCGATTATTACAAAATGATGGCAGAGGCTTTTTTACGGATGTCACAAAAACCTTAGCACCAGCTTTTGAAAAGCTAGGTATGATTACTACAGCCAAAAGCTTAGACATCAATAAAGATGGCTGGGACGACCTGATTTTGGCTGGCGATTGGCAACCCATAAGTGTTTGGATAAATAACAAAGGAACTTTTGTACAAAACAAACAGGCTATTATAGGTGATGAATTGAAAGGGTGGTGGAATACGATGGAGGTAGCTGATTTGGATAATGACGGCGATTTGGATGTAGTTTTGGGAAATTATGGCATCAATAATCAGTTGAAACCTTCTGATAAAGAACCTGTGTCTTTAGTATATGGCGATTTTGACCAAAATGAAGCCGTTGACCCATTTTTGTGTTATTATGTTCAAGGGAAATCGTATCCACTGGTAAGTCGTGATGAAGCCCTCAATCAAATGTTTGCTTTGCGACGAAAATTTACTAATTATGCTTCTTATGCCGATGCCGAATTGAAGGATATGCTAACTCCCGAACAGCTTAAATTAGCTGATACACTAATAGCCAATACTTTCCAATCAATCGTATTAGAAAACAAAGGCAATGGTACGTTTCAGCCTATTGCATTACCTGTTGAAGCTCAATTTGCTCCAGTTTATGCAATTGCTTTGATAGATATTAATAAAGATGGATTAAAAGACTTGATTTTAGGGGGTAATCAGTTTCATACTCGTATTAAAATAGGAAAAATGGATGCTAACTACGGTATGCTTTTCATCAATAAAGGTCGTTGTCATTTTGATTATTTGCCACAGTATCAATCAGGTTTTCAGGTAAAAGGCGAAGTTCGGGATATTATTACTACTAAGAATAAAAATGGTCAACAAGTACACTTTTTTAGAAATAATGATACTGTTTCGAGTTATCAATTATTAGAAAAGTGA